TGGTGATATTGTGGTCTGCACTGTTCTTGCTAATAATTTAAAAAGAGTAATGCCACATGCACAAGTTCATTATTTAGTGTATGGACAGGCGCTACCTGTATTAGAGGGAAATCCTAATATTGATCGAGTTGTTACTTTTGATCCAAAACATAGAACAAGTTTACGGGCCTTTATAAAACTTGTTTTGCAAATCAGACGTGAGCAGTATGACGTGGTGATTGATGCGTACACCAAGTTGGAAAGCTGGCTTATTGTTTGGCTTTGTGCAGCAAAGCGGCGTATTTCCTATAAGAAAAAATATCGAAGTTTCCTCTATACAGATAATCTTTCCAAGGAAACAGTAGAAAGCAACCAACCTGGACTGGCGATTGACTTAAAACTTCTTTTAATTCAACCTTTTTTAAACGATGTGGTTCCGGATCGCCATCCGAAGATCTATCTTACTGATAATGAAAAACGCAAAGCAGCTTTTTTATTTAAAAAACATCAAATACCTGCTAAAAAAAGTATCATGTTGAATATTATTGGCAGCTGTCCCTTAAAAACCTATCCCCTTGAATATATGGCGACGCTTGTCAATCTAATCGTAAGCCAGGTCGATGTGAATATTTTATTTAATTTTATGCCTCACCAAAAAGATGAAGCACAAAAAGTGTATGAGCTATGTAATGAGGATGCTAAAGAGAATATATTCTTTGAGTTATCCAATTATGACTTAAGAACGTTTATTGCCATAATGAATGAATGTGATGCAATTATCGGCAATGAAGGCGGTGCAATCCATATCGCTAAAGCGCTCAACAAACCTTCGTTTACGATTTTTTCTCCCTGGATCAAGAAACAGGAGTGGTCTACTTTTGAAGATGACTTAAATCACGTCGCAGTGCATCTTTTTGATTTTAAAACTGAATTAGATGTGAATACTCCCGGCACTGAATTGAAAGAGAAAGCGCATGAACTGTTTAAAGAGCTGAAACCAGAGTTTATTGTGCCTAAGCTTAGAGCTTATTTAGCCCATCATTTTGGATAGCCTATTGATGAAATAGTGTTAGAGATGGACACCAGGAAAAAAATATGCAAGCAGTTAGTGCAAGTAAAGTTTAGCCTATGGCTTTGTATTTTATAAGCAAACGGGTTAATATGTGGCGCACTTGTATTTTATTTGTCCCTGCATGTATTATCAGTTAAAAAATCTAGCCTCGCTTTCAGGAAATCATTTCATAACAACTTTTGATAGTGTCCCTAATGGTTGTCACAGTTTGAGTTTATGCTCAAATAAGCTTTGCAATAAATCTGGAGCAGAATTAGCTGAGGCTTTTTCAAAAATTCCAGCCAGTGTGATCAGGCTTTATTTAGGTGGCAATTACCTTGGTGTCAAATCAGGTGCTGAATTAGCTCAAGCCTTTGCAGCAATCCCGATAAGCATCTTGTTACTCAATTTGGAAAATAATGGTTTGGGGGCAAGATCAGGTACTGAATTAGCTCAGGTTTTGGCAGCAATTCCCAATCATCTGGACTCTCTTGTTTTAGCAGAAAATGGTTTAGGTAGAAAATCGGGTGCTGAACTCGCTCAAGCCTTAAAGGCAATACCAATTAGTGTGAGCTCATTGGATTTATCCATGAATGGTTTCTGTAATACCCCAGGTGCTGAATTAGCCTTGGCGTTAGCCAATCTTTCGAAGGGGGTGAGATCAGTTAACCTAAGTGGAAATTATCTTGGCGCCAAATCTGGAGCTGATCTCGCTCTGGCTTTTGCAGCGATTCCTGAGCACGTGACTGAGCTTGATTTAAGTGGAAATAATTTTGGCAACATGCCTGTTGCTGATCTTGCCGAGGCTTTGGCTGCTATTCCACCCCATGTGAAATCGATTAATCTCGGTTTTAATAAGCTGTTTCTAAATAAAACAGCGCAACAAAAAGATACCCTATTGCAAGCGCTTGGTGAAAACCGGTCTCGATTTATTCTGTCAAGTAACGGGGAGTCTGATTTGGCCAGGACTTTGGCACCTATGGTTGGACTCATTCGCGGAGATAGTCTGACGTATAGACTGCCTTTTGATGTAATTTCCTATATCCTCACTTTTTTGCCTACAGATAATCCCAATAAAGGACGACCTGGTTTCTTTCAAAAGCAGCTGCAGTCTACTTCAGAAAAAATGCTCTCTATTGAAGAAAAGAAGCCGAAATATCAATTCAGTTAAGCAAAAAAATCATTTCGCCCCCCTAGGTTTGATTGACTTATGAGTCTTTCTATTTTTGGTAGAACCCATTAGAGTACGGAATAATTATTTGGGGTTAATCTATAGAGGGAACTTATTTATGAAAACAGCATTGGTATCTGGATTTGCTCGTTCGTTTATATCCGGTCAGCCTATTGCAGGTGCAACTATCACCGTCGTTGAAAACAACCAGCTAAAATTTCAGACCGATTCTTCCGGCAAATTCGGGCCATTTGAATGGCCTGTTGGCGAACCGATTACTTTAGTTTTTGAAAAGCCCGGATCTTTTTGGACTGGCTATAAGACGACCCAAACAGCCACTTTGATTGTCCCCACAGAAGGAATCAATAACGAAAATTTCCTAAAAAATATTTCATTCCAAGTCGCTTCAAATATGGCTTATAAATTTCTTGCCTTCGCTATGGGGGAAACTGAAAATCCTGAAGCATGCCAGATTGCGGCAACCGTTACACCACCTAATACGACCATGGATGACATTCCTCAAGGTATCGAGGGGGTTACGGTCAGCTTATCACCAAAAGTCGATGTAAAAACATTTTATTTCGGTATTTTTCCAATAGTCCACAAAACCAATCCTTTTATCCGCACATTGAAAGAGACTTCGCTCGATGGCGGCGTGGCCTTTCTCAATGTTCCACCCGGTAATTACACTATGGAGGCAAGAAAGGATAACATCCCTTTTTCTAAGGTAAGCATTAAGGCACGTAAAGGGATGATAGTGAACGCGAGCCCGCCACAAGGGCCTACCATGCTTATGGATGCAAGCTTGGCAAAGGATCCTACAATGACTCAACAACCGAAAATGCATGGAGTAGAAAGGAAGCTCAATCAATTTAGTTTTTTTAAGCCTGCTTTAGCCTTGGGATTAACCGCGGCGGCGGTGGTTGTTGCAACTGCGCTAAGCAAGGCCAGTACTACCCCATAAAATAGAGAATAAGTCAGCTATAATTATGAGTATTCCATCGTTATTTTAAGATTTGAAAATGGAAGAAAAAGTTGAAACAACGCTCAGCAAGCATAGTCAATTAATTAGCTTAATGAAAGTATTAGGTTACACCTCTGATGAGGATGGAATCTGTAATGGTTATGCTTACATGGGAATGCAGGCTCTTTTCGCAAATGAATTAGGCGTTTTTAAACAAAGAGTCGATCATTTATTAAATATCCCATTAAATGATTTTGAAAAAGAGGCAGCGATTCAATTCGACAGCCAACCTACTGGTGGAAAAGAAACCAAAGAGACATTATTAAAGAAGATACTGGAAGATTACTTGAAATCGAAAGATCTCCTAGTCGATACACTCGCTTTTTTTGATGGCATCGAATTAACGCAACAACGTAGTCTTTATCCGCATTTATTTGATAGTGAGGAAAATCTCGAGCAAGGTGATTTCATCAAATTTACCATTCCTCAAAAAATCGAAGATAAGGGAGGAATAGTTGCATTGCCGCCAGTTTTGTCCGGAGCTTATCAACAAAAAGAAATGACCACAGAATATTTAACACTTCTGAGAGAAAAGATTAATGCGATGATTCCCAAGCCAACTGAGCCTGTAGGCTTAGCTATATCTGGGCATGGGCTACGTCATGCGATTACTGTTTGCTTTAATCCGAAACAAGATAAATGGATTCTTATTGATGCAAATACGCCGCCGGCTCAGGAATATTCAGACGATGGTGCAATTGCTCAAGCCTTGTTGATAGAGGGGGCTTGTTCTACAAATGGAACGGGAGTAATTAACACGCGCGTTTTTACGATGTCAGGAAATGAACCATTGCAACATGTATTAACTGAATGGATGCAGGAAGTACAAAAATTATCTGAGCAGGATATGGCCACTAAAACCAAATGGGAGGATTCACGAGGAGGAACTTTGCTAAATACGGTTGTTTACAACAATAATTATGAACATATTTCTCGCTTGGCAGAGCAAGGAGCAGATGTTAATAAACAGACTAGCGATAAATACACCCCTCTTCTGATAGCTATTTTCAGGAACAATATAGAGTCAGTGCGAGAGTTACTTAAATGTGGTGCGGCACCGGAAACCGATCCATACAATATTAATACTCCTCTGCGCGTGGCAATAGCAAAAAAGAACATGGATATAGTTGAAATGCTTTTAAAAAATGGTGCTGATCCAAATTTTCAACCCTATTTTTCTCAAACTGCCTTTGAAGATGCAATAAAACAAAATGATTACAATCTAGTAAAATTAATGCTTGACTATGGAGGAAGGCCTTGTGGGTCCAATTTTGGGACGGTCATGGAGGAAACATTATCAAGAGGGGATTTTGAAAGTTTCAAGGCACTATTGGAGCATGGTTTCAAACCTGGTGAACTTGAGCGCGACAATAATCTTTTGCTTTTAGCTGTCCAGAATAATCAGTTTGAACTTGCTAAGTTGTTGCTGGAATATGGTGCTAATCCCCGCGATGAAGATACAAATCGAAAAGAATCTGCACGTGAATATGCAGAAAAAAATAATTTAGTCGATTTTCTAGATCTTTTTGATCATCCTCCGGAGGCCACCCAGAAAAATGCTGCTCCAAAAGATGATGCTCAAGCAACAACTAATTTTATTGACGATCTTAAAAAATATTGCGTGACACGCCGAGCAGAATGGGACTTAATACCCAAATGGTTGCACGTCAATAAGAAAGATATAGAGTCTGCTCGCTTTAGAACAAAAATGAGCGTCTTAAAATTTGGTTTTAGCGTCGAGGATAAAATTAAGGCAGCAGAAAAATTAATTGATGCTTTAGAAAATAAGGAGGGAAGAGAACCTTTAAGCGATTTTGATATTGCGGCACTCCTTAGTTCCAGACTGTATTCTACTGTAGTGGCAAAACATAAAAGTATCTTTAATGCACTAGAGGAAGTTATAGACTACAAGAATAGAACTCAAGAAAATAAAGCGTTCTCAAATCGCGCAGCGTAACAGGTTTGATGCCTTAAAAAATGATCTTCTCAATCAAGGAACCAATGAAGATGACTACAGCTATAGAAAAGACAGTGAGAAGAGTTTTTGATGAAATGTGGAACCAACAAAAGGCTGCAGTAGCCGATGAGCTCTTTTCAGCAAAGACATTAATTCATTTCAGCTATGATCAAGCTGCAAATTTACACGATTTTAAACAAGCTTTGTTGGAATGGTATAAAGCCTTTCCAGACCTGATGCATTCTATTGATGATCTAATAGTGAGTGGCGATAAAGTGGTGACGCGCTGGCATGGTCAGGGAACCCACCGAGGGGAATTTTCAGAAATTCCCGCAACAGGGATGCCTGTATTTTATAGCGGTATTACCATTTTTCGTTTGGATAGTTCTCATCAAATCACTGAGGCTTGGGTATACAGTGATTTAGGTGACATGATTGCCAAAATGCAACAAAATCAAAAATAATGGGCCTAATTATGGAAAAAGACAGAGCAGCGCGTTATGAGAAGTCAAAAAAATTTCTTCCCCAAAATGTGTTCAGTTTAATCAGGAACTTACAACCTGCGATCGCATGGTCACCCAGCGAAAAGCTTATTTGCTATCGTCATGATACTACCAAAGGTTATGAGTATCTTATTTTGAATCTGGAAACTAAAAAGAAAGAGCTTGCATTTGACCATTCAGTATTGGCAAAAAAAATTGCGAATGAATTAAAAAGCGAAGTAAACGCCTTTGCCTTACCCATCAATAAAGTCGATTTTTTTAATGAGCATATTTTGCAGCTCTATATTGAACACTTTATTTTTCAATATGATCGAACAACTCAGACCCTCGAACTTATGGCAGATACATCAAAGCAAACGGCCATGTCACATTGTCCTTCGATTATGGAAATTTGGGGATTTGTTCCTGCTTTAATTGTATCGCGAATACGTTCACCGGATCAGTGTTGGGAACTATACAGCAAGGATCACAATTTATTTCTTTTTTCATTGGATGAGCAGAAAGAATATCAATTGACGGCAGATGGTAGTGCGAGCAATGCCTATGCTGCTTCCCCTGATACGAATTTAACTTCCTTGTCGCTGCGTCGTATGCAGGTAACGCTTCCACCTATGGCGCTTTGGTCGCCTGATTCAAAAAAAATCGTGACGTTCCAATGCAATCAAGAGCAGGTAAAAAAATTACCTTTGCTACAACATGCTCCTGAAGATGGTTCGTTGCGTCCCCAGGTTTTTGAGGCCCATATTCCTTTTGTAGGGGATGAGGTGATTCCAGAAATTAAATTATGTTTGATTGACGTGCAAAAAAAGAAGCTGCGCACGATTGACTTACCTCCCTTGATGCCGGCATTGGTGGGTTCCCCAATTGAAGCAGGCTATGTATGGTGGAGTGAAGACAGTAAAAAAATCTTTTTTTTAAAAGAAGAGCGTGGAAACCATCAACTGTCGTTATGTGAACTGGATGTTGCTACAGAACAGCAGCGGACTATTTTAACCGAAAAATCGACCGGCTATGTCGAACCCAGTCAGCTTATCCTCTGGCAGAATTACACGCGAATATTAGAGGATTCGAAAGAGTTTGTTTGGTTATCCACTCAGAATGGATGGGCGCATCTTTATTTACATGATTTACAGACCGGACAAGTCAAAAATCCGGTTACTCAAGGGGAATGGATGGTGCGCAAAGTATTCCATGTAGACAGCACCAATCGGTGGATTTATTTTTCAGGGAATGGCAAAGAACCGGGTGTTGATCCTTATTTTCGTTATTTATATCGTGCTCGTTTGGATGGGAGTGAAGTGCAATTACTGACCCCTGAAACAGCAGAACACACCATTGTTTTCTCACCATCGCAGGAATATTTTGTCGATTATTATTCGTCTATGGAGTCCCTGCCAGTCACTAAATTACGGAATAAAAATGGCCATGAAATCATTACCCTGGAAGAAGCCGATTTTTCCCAATTATTTGCTTTGGGATATAAGCAACCACAGCCCTTCTGTCTCAAGGGAGCCGATGGGGAAACTGATATTTATGGGCTTATCTATTTCCCTACAGATTTTGATCCAAAGAAAAAATATCCAATCATTGATGAAATTTATCCTGGACCACAGTTGACTCGCGTACCCAAAACATATTGTTCGGATCTTCCCGAATACATACATGGTTGTTGGTGGCCTCAAAGTGTCGCTGAGTTGGGTTTTATCGTCATTAATGTGGACGGACGTGGCACCCCGTTTCGCTCTAAAAAGTTTCATCAATATTCTTATCAGCATTTAGAAACAGCTGGAGGATTAGAGGACCATATCGAGATCATTAGAAACTTAGCGAAGCAATATTCCTATATTGATATCGATCGAGTGGGGATTATGGGACAGTCAGCGGGAGGATATGCGGCAACGCGGGCATTATTGGCGTATCCTGATTTCTATAAGGTGGGTGTCTGTATTTCTGGGTTACAAGATTTACGGAGTTATTTGGCATTCTGGGGGGAGCGATATCACGGGTTGCCAAGCGATGTAGATTATACCGCACAATCAAACTATCTGCTGGCGGATCGATTGAAGGGAAATTTATTTTTAATTCATGGGGATCTCGATGATAACGTTCATCCAGCCAATATGATGCAGCTTGTGGATGCGTTAATTAAGGCCGATAAAAATTTTGATATGTTATTAGTTCCTAATGCAAACCATTCTATTTATTTCATGGATTTGTATGTCTTACGGAGAATAGGGGAGTATTTTATTGACCATTTATAAGATCGATGGGTTCAGACTCGATTGATGAGATTAGTTTTGATGTTTTCAGTTTATAATCAATCGTGTCTGCCCCCTTTGACCGGAAACTCCACTTTTTAGCTCTTCTATGGAATTCAATCAAAATTTCATATCTCAATTTCCTCAACTAAAGCAGAGTGTTTTTCCCAGACAAAAGGATTAAAATTCTAAAGAGATGAAGTCCTAGGCGTTATGCCTAATCTTTGATAATAAATCGATAAATCTTGATGTCTCATGAGGAGCGATTAAAAACCGATTTTAAAAAAAACGCAGTCGATCAGAGAAATAATTATGGAATACATAACCCTTATTCGAATCGATGGGGTAGCATTAATGGAGTCTGACCCTATTGATGCTCTTTAACTGGTTTTGCTGATGGAAAAAGAATATATTTGGCCTAGCGCTTCACTTGCGCTATGATGCATTTTTTTTGATTAAAAATAGATTTATTTTGGTGTATTGTGACATCCTTCGTGATCTATTACTTTTTAAATTAAGTTTTTTATAGAAGTCATCTCGATAACATTTAAAACTTTATATGTAAAATATCTGTTGTGGAAGTAGAAGATAACTTATGAATTATGATGCAATATTATTAACCATTAAACGTCTCATTACAGGCATACTCCCGATGCTGCTGGTTGCTTGTGCTCATCAGCAAGCTAATAGTCCGGATCACTATGTGGTCAGAGGGAAAACATATCATGTGATGAAATCTGCCAAAAATTACAAAGCAAAAGGAATTGCTTCCTGGTATGGCTCACATGCTCGAAATCAAAAAACATCGAGCGGAGCACGCTACAACATGTATGCGATGACAGCAGCTCATCCAACACTCCCATTTGCTACACGAGTACGGGTTAAAAACCTGAATAATGGCCGGTCGATTGTGGTTCGGATTACTGATCGAGGTCCTTTTTTATCGAACAGGATCATTGATTTATCCTTTGCTGCTGCTAAGAAACTCGGTATAAAAGGCACTGCTCCTGTTGAAATCGAAGTCGTTTGAAATTGCTAAGAAGTATGGCTTGCCCAAACTTAATCGAGTGATGAACTATTTCGAAGAATGGATTACAGCCTGCGCCGGGATGACAGCGTCCACGATAAAGCGTTGACATCACTGAAAGGGTATCTTTGAGTGGAGATTGCTCCGCTCAGGGTGATTTAAGGCGTTTCAAAGAATTCCTTGAAGAAAGAACAGGCCACTGCCATAATAAATTTACTTCTTAAGCAGTATTTCCGCAAAAGGATTTTTTATGGCTACTGTAGGCACTTATCTCGCACAACGCCTCCAAGAATTGGGAATAAATGATTATTTTGCAATTCCTGGGGACTACAATCTGGGCTTGCTCGACGAGCTCTTAAAAAACGACGCACTGCACATGATCAATTGTTGTAATGAATTGAATGCAGGTTATGCAGCAGATGGTTATGCGCGTATCAAAGGGGTTTCTGCACTGGTTGTAACGTATAGTGTTGGGGGCTTGAGTGCAGTCAATGCAGTTGCAGGGGCTTATGCTGAGAATTTGCCGATCATTGTGATCTCCGGGGGACCTAATACAAACTCGGTGCAGGATGCGGAAATTTTACACCATACGCTGGCAACGGAAAATTACAGCTATGTCCGTGAAATATTTGCGAAAATTACAGCACATAGCGTATTTATTCATAGACCTAGCGATGCGCCCATGCAAATTGATTCTGCCATTGCCATTGCACT
This sequence is a window from Legionella cherrii. Protein-coding genes within it:
- a CDS encoding glycosyltransferase family 9 protein — translated: MKILVMQHKKIGDIVVCTVLANNLKRVMPHAQVHYLVYGQALPVLEGNPNIDRVVTFDPKHRTSLRAFIKLVLQIRREQYDVVIDAYTKLESWLIVWLCAAKRRISYKKKYRSFLYTDNLSKETVESNQPGLAIDLKLLLIQPFLNDVVPDRHPKIYLTDNEKRKAAFLFKKHQIPAKKSIMLNIIGSCPLKTYPLEYMATLVNLIVSQVDVNILFNFMPHQKDEAQKVYELCNEDAKENIFFELSNYDLRTFIAIMNECDAIIGNEGGAIHIAKALNKPSFTIFSPWIKKQEWSTFEDDLNHVAVHLFDFKTELDVNTPGTELKEKAHELFKELKPEFIVPKLRAYLAHHFG
- a CDS encoding carboxypeptidase-like regulatory domain-containing protein, with translation MKTALVSGFARSFISGQPIAGATITVVENNQLKFQTDSSGKFGPFEWPVGEPITLVFEKPGSFWTGYKTTQTATLIVPTEGINNENFLKNISFQVASNMAYKFLAFAMGETENPEACQIAATVTPPNTTMDDIPQGIEGVTVSLSPKVDVKTFYFGIFPIVHKTNPFIRTLKETSLDGGVAFLNVPPGNYTMEARKDNIPFSKVSIKARKGMIVNASPPQGPTMLMDASLAKDPTMTQQPKMHGVERKLNQFSFFKPALALGLTAAAVVVATALSKASTTP
- a CDS encoding ankyrin repeat domain-containing protein, yielding MEEKVETTLSKHSQLISLMKVLGYTSDEDGICNGYAYMGMQALFANELGVFKQRVDHLLNIPLNDFEKEAAIQFDSQPTGGKETKETLLKKILEDYLKSKDLLVDTLAFFDGIELTQQRSLYPHLFDSEENLEQGDFIKFTIPQKIEDKGGIVALPPVLSGAYQQKEMTTEYLTLLREKINAMIPKPTEPVGLAISGHGLRHAITVCFNPKQDKWILIDANTPPAQEYSDDGAIAQALLIEGACSTNGTGVINTRVFTMSGNEPLQHVLTEWMQEVQKLSEQDMATKTKWEDSRGGTLLNTVVYNNNYEHISRLAEQGADVNKQTSDKYTPLLIAIFRNNIESVRELLKCGAAPETDPYNINTPLRVAIAKKNMDIVEMLLKNGADPNFQPYFSQTAFEDAIKQNDYNLVKLMLDYGGRPCGSNFGTVMEETLSRGDFESFKALLEHGFKPGELERDNNLLLLAVQNNQFELAKLLLEYGANPRDEDTNRKESAREYAEKNNLVDFLDLFDHPPEATQKNAAPKDDAQATTNFIDDLKKYCVTRRAEWDLIPKWLHVNKKDIESARFRTKMSVLKFGFSVEDKIKAAEKLIDALENKEGREPLSDFDIAALLSSRLYSTVVAKHKSIFNALEEVIDYKNRTQENKAFSNRAA
- a CDS encoding ester cyclase; this translates as MTTAIEKTVRRVFDEMWNQQKAAVADELFSAKTLIHFSYDQAANLHDFKQALLEWYKAFPDLMHSIDDLIVSGDKVVTRWHGQGTHRGEFSEIPATGMPVFYSGITIFRLDSSHQITEAWVYSDLGDMIAKMQQNQK
- a CDS encoding S9 family peptidase; the protein is MEKDRAARYEKSKKFLPQNVFSLIRNLQPAIAWSPSEKLICYRHDTTKGYEYLILNLETKKKELAFDHSVLAKKIANELKSEVNAFALPINKVDFFNEHILQLYIEHFIFQYDRTTQTLELMADTSKQTAMSHCPSIMEIWGFVPALIVSRIRSPDQCWELYSKDHNLFLFSLDEQKEYQLTADGSASNAYAASPDTNLTSLSLRRMQVTLPPMALWSPDSKKIVTFQCNQEQVKKLPLLQHAPEDGSLRPQVFEAHIPFVGDEVIPEIKLCLIDVQKKKLRTIDLPPLMPALVGSPIEAGYVWWSEDSKKIFFLKEERGNHQLSLCELDVATEQQRTILTEKSTGYVEPSQLILWQNYTRILEDSKEFVWLSTQNGWAHLYLHDLQTGQVKNPVTQGEWMVRKVFHVDSTNRWIYFSGNGKEPGVDPYFRYLYRARLDGSEVQLLTPETAEHTIVFSPSQEYFVDYYSSMESLPVTKLRNKNGHEIITLEEADFSQLFALGYKQPQPFCLKGADGETDIYGLIYFPTDFDPKKKYPIIDEIYPGPQLTRVPKTYCSDLPEYIHGCWWPQSVAELGFIVINVDGRGTPFRSKKFHQYSYQHLETAGGLEDHIEIIRNLAKQYSYIDIDRVGIMGQSAGGYAATRALLAYPDFYKVGVCISGLQDLRSYLAFWGERYHGLPSDVDYTAQSNYLLADRLKGNLFLIHGDLDDNVHPANMMQLVDALIKADKNFDMLLVPNANHSIYFMDLYVLRRIGEYFIDHL
- a CDS encoding septal ring lytic transglycosylase RlpA family protein, which gives rise to MNYDAILLTIKRLITGILPMLLVACAHQQANSPDHYVVRGKTYHVMKSAKNYKAKGIASWYGSHARNQKTSSGARYNMYAMTAAHPTLPFATRVRVKNLNNGRSIVVRITDRGPFLSNRIIDLSFAAAKKLGIKGTAPVEIEVV